The genome window TTTCTTCAAACAGCACGTGCAGCAGGCCATTCAGCAGGGCGATCTCGGTTCCCGGTTTGTAGAGGAGGTCTACTTTGGCGAAGTCACGTACGTGAGGCGGATCGCCTGTAGGCGGTGCGGAGTTGGCGTTTAACACGGTAGCCCCCTTATAGCGCCAGGCCTTACGTACGCGCAGGTAGATGATGGGCTGCTCGTCCACCAGTTCCGAGCCGAACACGAAGATCGTTTTCATCTGTTCAAGCTCGGCGATGGCGTTGCCCATGCTGTGAAAGCCGTAACGATCGTAGAGGGGAGCGTTGGTAGGTCCTTGCCAGCGCCCCGTGCGAGAGTCGAGATTGTTAACGCCTAGTACCTCACGGAAAAGCTTTTGGAATAAAAAGTTATCTTCGTTTGTGCAGCGTGCCCCCCCAATGCCGCCGATACTTTTGCCGGCCATCTTCATATGCATGGTCAGTAGCTGATAGGCATCGGCCCAAGAGATGGGGCGCCACTCGGTTCCATGACGCACCAAAGGGGTTTTAAGGCGCGATTCGGACGACACATAGTCGTGCCCGAACTTGCCTTTATCACATGTCCACTCCTCGTTCACCTCCTCATTGAGGCGGGCATTCACCCTAACCAACGTGCTCATGCGGTAGTCGAGCTTAACGTTGCAGCCGTTGGCGCATTTTGTGCAGATAGAGGGGGTGGTGAAGAGATCCCATGGGCGCGCCTTGAAACGATAGGTGCGTGATAGGAGAGCGCCTACAGGGCACAGCTCAATCACGTTTCCGCTGAAGCGACTATGGAATTTGGTTTGAGCGAAGGTCGCCACCTCCATGTCGGCACCGCGCTTCAAGAAGTTGAGCTGTGCATCGCCGCTGATATCTTCGGTGAAGCGGGTGCAACGCGCGCAGTGAATGCAGCGCTCTCGGTCGAACACAACATAGTCGGAGAGAGGATAGGCCTTGGGATAGTGACGCTTCTCCTCAATATAGCGTGTGGTGGCCGGCCCGTAGAAGAGCGTGTTGTTCTGGAGCGGGCATTCGCCTCCTCGATCGCAGATCGGACAGTCCAGCGGATGGTTGATCAGCAAAAATTCGAGAATACCGCGTCGGTCTTTGGCCACCTGCTCGGTTTCGGTCTCAACGATCAGGCCTTCCGAGGCGGGTAGGGTACAGCTGGTCTGCGGCTTAGGCATTTTACGCACGGAGCCGTCCGGCGCCTTCGTGGCGACCTCCACGAGGCACATACGGCAGTTCGCCGCCTGCCCTTTGGAGAGGCGTGGGTGGTAGCAAAAGTAGGGGATATCTATGCCGGCTCTCCGTGCCGATTCGATGATGTTTTCACCTTTTGGCACCTTCAACTCGATACCATTAATGGTGATATTTACCAACTCCTGCGAAGGAGGGTTTAACGAGGGTTCTGTTTGTGTTAGTCTATACTCAGCCATAGCGTCCTCTGGCCTTGGGCGGCAGTTCACACGCCGCCGTAAAGTTTACCGCAAGGTTTCGATAAGTCGCATCGTTTCGTGTGCCATATCGGCCAATTTCACCGTATGATAGCCTGCCACACCGGTATGGAGGGTATCGTTTATTCCCTCCGTCCAGTGGGTGGGTAGGTTCTTTCTGCCGTACAGGATGCCCAAAATGGAGCCGGTGGTGGCGCCGTTGCAGTCTGTATCGAAGCAGGGTTGCACCGCACGGCAGATGGTTTTTGCGAAGTCGCCCTCACCCCACAGCAGGGCGACGGCCACGATCAGGGCGTTGGAGATGGTATGGCACCAATCATGTGCACGTGTCTCATCCCACAGCTCATGAACTCGATAGACCGCCGTATCGTAGTCCACGCCCACCTCCTGCCACTCGAAAAGGCTTTCGATGGCGTCGGCCAGGCGGCAGTTTGCCGGGATCTGAGCCAGCCCTGCGCGAATGATCGTGGGGATATCCTCCGTAACGAAGGCTGCAGCCGTCATAGCGGCAACCCACATAGCCCCGTAGATGCCGTTTTTCACATGGGAGATGCAGGCGTCGCGCCAAGCCCATTCTGCCGCGCGCTCCGGGTTGCCTGGAGCAGCATACCCCCAAAAATCGGCCCGAATCTGAGCACCTATCCACTCTCTATAGGGATTTCGGAAGGAGGCGGAGGCCGGTGGAGAAACAAGGTTGCAAAAGTTGCGATAGGCCACCCGTTCAGCCGTGCAGGTGTGCAGAATAGGGATATCGCTCATCCAAAACTGGGCCACCTGCTCAGAGGTAAAATCCGGCCCAAAGCGCTTCATAATGGCCAGTGCCGTGGTGGTGTAGTTCAGATCGTCATCTTCCGGCATGGCGCTTACAAGGTCGGCAAACGGAGCCCTTTCCGAAAGCTGATACTTCTCCTGTACCTCCTGCGGCACATGGTAACGGAAGAAATCGGAAAGCGGCCAGCGCCCAAGGTCTTTTAAATAGCCCCACATACGTGGTCGGCGCCAACCCTCTACGGGCTTGCCGAGTAAACAGCCCACAGCGCGCCCTGTCCAGGCACCATAAACCTTGTCCTCTAAAGCCGCATCGCTAAGCTGTAGCTTGGGCAGAGAGGGAGCTGTTTTAGGCCGTGCCGCACGAATAGCTTGTAGGTCAGACGGCTCCTCAAACGGAAAATCGGGGCGGATGGGGGCCTGAAGGGTTTTATCGAGCAAGGCCTGCGCTGCCGGCTGGTTGGCAAGGTTTTCGAGGTCAAGAGATTGAACGTAGGCGAACTCTTCTTCAAGCGTACTAAGATCTCTTCCCTCTTGCTCGCACTGCAGGCGCTCCGTTGCGATATCTTCTTGTGTAAGATAGAGCCAGATAGGTTTCAACCTCGAATCTCTCTCCTTTTTATAGAGCCGCTTTCGGCAAACTTAGGTTGTCGAGATCAGTTTATCTTGCCGGCAGCAGAGATAGAAGTTGCTGAGAGAACTCCGGCAGTTTCGGCACACAGTGGGCCCCAACGGGCGAACGCTTGTGCTCGATCCAGTAGTCGAACTCCTCACGAAAGGCTTTGATGGCCCCAACAATGGGCCAAGCGGCCGCATCTCCTAAGCCACAGTAGGAGCGACCATCTATTTGCTTACAGATATCGAGCAGCAGCTCCACGTCACCAGGGCGTCCTCCCCCAGAGACGATGCGGTCGAGCGTTTTGAATATCCAGCGGGTTCCCTCACGACAGGGGGTGCATTTGCCACACGACTCGTGCATATAGAACTCGGCGGTGCGTCGCATGAGCAACACGATATCGGTGGTGTCGTTAAATACCATACAGCCTCCAGAGCCAAGCAGCGTGCCTGCGGCCATGCAGCCCTCATAGTCCAATGTGACTTTCTCGCACTGGGCGGCTGTCATGATCTGCACAGAGGAACCGCCGGGGATAACCGCTTTAAGACGTCCGTTGACCACCCCTCCTGCAGCTTCTATTAACTCCATCAGCGGTGTGCCCATCTCCACCTCATAGTTAGCGGGTCGAGCGATATGGCCACTGACCGACATGATCTTGGTGCCCTTGCTCTTCTCGGTGCCATAAGAGGCGTACTCTGCACCGCTGTGCTGCAATATCCACGAGGCTGCACAGTAACTTTCCACGTTGTTGATAAGAGTGGGCGCCTGCCATACACCCTCCACGGTTGGAAGCGGAGCATGGGGGAACTTGAGACGTGGCTGTCCCCGCTCGCCCATGAGGCTCGACATAAGGGCCGATTCCTCACCGCACTCATAGCTTCCCGCACCCATGTGAATATAGAGGTCGAAATCGTGCCCGCTGCCGAGGATGTTCTTGCCAAGATAGCCTTTCGCGTAGGCCTGGTCTATCGCCTTACGTATCTGCCAAGCCGGTTCCACATACTCCCCACGAATGTAGATATAGCCCTTCTGGCTCTTTGTGGCGAAACCGGCAATGGCGATGCCCTCCACCACGAGGTGGGGCAGCTTAAGCATTAGTTCACGGTCTTTGAAGGTACCTGGCTCCCCTTCATCTGCGTTGCAGAGCACATAGTGCGGCTTCCCCGATTTGTCCGAAAGCACGCCACTCCATTTGATCCAGGTAGGAAACCCGGCGCCTCCACGCCCTCGAAGGCCAGAAACTTTTATCTCGTTCACGGTGGCTTCCGGCCCGATCTCAATAGCTCGTTTCAGGCCGGTGTAACCGCCGTGCGCCTCGTAGACCTCGATATGGTCAATGCCCTCCACATCGCGATGGGCAAACAACAGATTGCGTATTCCCATGGCTCACTCCACCTCCGAAGTCTGGGATGGCGGCACCTCTTCTACGCGCCAACTGCCACCGCGCTTTTGGCTACTGCCAGGGATGTGAAGCTTGACGATGGAGTCGGCCAGTTTTTCAGGCGTGTAGTTCGATGTGTCGCGCAACATGGCGAGGAGATCGGGCACCTGTTTGGGGGTAAGATGGGTAAAGTAGCGATCGCCGATTTGAGCCACCACAGCGCCCGCACAGTAGTTCAAGCACTCTACCTCTGACAGCGTAAACTCCCCATCCTCCGTTGTTTCGCCCACACGTATGCCCAACTCGTGTTCCAGAGCATGCACGACATCATAGGCACCGCACACAGCACAGGTAAGACAGGTGCAGACCTCGATATGGTGTCTGCCGCGCGGGCGCAAGTTGTACATGGTGTAAAAGCTGGCAACTCCCTCCACTTCCACACAGGGCATGTCAAGCAGCTCGGCCACCTCTTTAATCGCTGATGGGGTAAGATGGCCCCCATATTCCCTCTGTGCTATCCAGAGGGCGGGCAGGCAAGCCGCCTTGCGCTCCGGATAGTGACTGGCGATCTCCTCTAGTTCGGCCAGCGCCTCAGGCGAGAAACGCTTTTCAAAGACGGGTTCTTCCTCTCTTGGGGCGTACCCTCCGCCACCTAGTCGGTTGTTATTTGCAGACATAGGCCCTTTACCTATCTATCTCTCCGAGAATGATGTCAATGCTGCCGATGATGGCGACCACATCGGCGATGAGGCGTCCCTCGCACATCTTGGAAAGCGCCTGCAGATTCATAAAGCAGGGGGGACGAAGATGGGCACGATAGGGACAGTTGGAGCCATCGCTTACAATGTAGAACCCTATCTCGCCCTTTGGCGATTCGAGAGGGACATAGGCCTCTCCCACCGGCGGATGGAACCCCTCTGTCCACAGCTTGAAGTGATGGATTACGCCCTCCATGCTGTTATCCAACTCCTGCCGTGGCGGTGGCACCACCTTGCGGTCGTCGCTATTAATGGGGCCAGGCGGCATGTTTTCGATGCACTGTTTCACGATCTCGCGACTCTGATACATCTCGGCAATGCGCACCCGATAGCGGTCGTACACATCGCCGAACTCCGCTGTAGGCACGTAGAAGGTGTAGTGCTCGTAGCCGCAGTAAGGCTCGGCTTTGCGCACATCGTGGGCGATGCCGCAGGCGCGCAATGTGGGGCCGCTTACACCCAATGCAAGGCACTCTTCGGCGCTGATCACGCCGATGCCCTGCGTGCGTTCGCGATAGATTGGGTTGGCGCTAAGGAGGTCTTCCATCTCCTTTAACGCGCTTGGGAACTGGTTAATGAAATCAGCGGCACGCTCCAACCATCCATCGGGAGCATCGCCGCGCAGCCCACCGGGAACGATCCAAGAAGGCATCATGCGCACGCCGGAGATCATCTCTACGAGGTCAAGAATGTATTCGCGTTGCTGAAAGGCGTAGAAATAGACGGTCATCGCCCCGATGTCAAGAGCATGGGTGCCAAGCCACACGAGATGGCTGGCAAGGCGCTGCAGCTCCATCAGCATCACGCGTAGGGCCTGTCCGCGCGGCGGTATCTCAATGCCGAGGAGCTTCTCCACCGCGAGCGAATAGGCCGCATTGTTGATGAGGGCGGAGACGTAGTCTATGCGATCGGTAAGAGGAACCGCTTTGAGGTAGCTGTTGTACTCGATGGTTTTTTCAATGCCCGTATGCACATAGCCCACGTGGGGAGTTGCCCGCACGATGATCTCGCCGTCGAGCTCTAGCACAACCCGCAGCACGCCGTGGGTACTTGGGTGCTGCGGCCCCATGTTCATCACCATGGTCTGGTCGTCGAGCACATCCAGCTGTACCCCTTGAGCCGCGA of Chthonomonas calidirosea T49 contains these proteins:
- the nuoG gene encoding NADH-quinone oxidoreductase subunit NuoG translates to MAEYRLTQTEPSLNPPSQELVNITINGIELKVPKGENIIESARRAGIDIPYFCYHPRLSKGQAANCRMCLVEVATKAPDGSVRKMPKPQTSCTLPASEGLIVETETEQVAKDRRGILEFLLINHPLDCPICDRGGECPLQNNTLFYGPATTRYIEEKRHYPKAYPLSDYVVFDRERCIHCARCTRFTEDISGDAQLNFLKRGADMEVATFAQTKFHSRFSGNVIELCPVGALLSRTYRFKARPWDLFTTPSICTKCANGCNVKLDYRMSTLVRVNARLNEEVNEEWTCDKGKFGHDYVSSESRLKTPLVRHGTEWRPISWADAYQLLTMHMKMAGKSIGGIGGARCTNEDNFLFQKLFREVLGVNNLDSRTGRWQGPTNAPLYDRYGFHSMGNAIAELEQMKTIFVFGSELVDEQPIIYLRVRKAWRYKGATVLNANSAPPTGDPPHVRDFAKVDLLYKPGTEIALLNGLLHVLFEENLLPVHEEKPFVALQKSVARWTPERTAKETGVSEEAIRKAAHLLIGKPMAIIAGRTVMEHPFYADVVAALGNLLLVTDNPVTNLNVPVLECNAQGAMDMGVLPDVGPGYRPLENPGLNTHQMLEAAARGQLHMLWIVGADLMAKYHDADLVQKALANCPFVVVNELTLTQTALQAHLVLPAASFAEKDGTFTSCERRVQRIHRAFELAPTIKPDWLIFAETADILGHPMPYVSARDILRAIAAEVPLYCDINPQTLGEGGRRWEYPAGQRTAPAPIPVDYHAS
- the nuoE gene encoding complex I 24 kDa subunit family protein, translated to MSANNNRLGGGGYAPREEEPVFEKRFSPEALAELEEIASHYPERKAACLPALWIAQREYGGHLTPSAIKEVAELLDMPCVEVEGVASFYTMYNLRPRGRHHIEVCTCLTCAVCGAYDVVHALEHELGIRVGETTEDGEFTLSEVECLNYCAGAVVAQIGDRYFTHLTPKQVPDLLAMLRDTSNYTPEKLADSIVKLHIPGSSQKRGGSWRVEEVPPSQTSEVE
- a CDS encoding ADP-ribosylglycohydrolase family protein, coding for MKPIWLYLTQEDIATERLQCEQEGRDLSTLEEEFAYVQSLDLENLANQPAAQALLDKTLQAPIRPDFPFEEPSDLQAIRAARPKTAPSLPKLQLSDAALEDKVYGAWTGRAVGCLLGKPVEGWRRPRMWGYLKDLGRWPLSDFFRYHVPQEVQEKYQLSERAPFADLVSAMPEDDDLNYTTTALAIMKRFGPDFTSEQVAQFWMSDIPILHTCTAERVAYRNFCNLVSPPASASFRNPYREWIGAQIRADFWGYAAPGNPERAAEWAWRDACISHVKNGIYGAMWVAAMTAAAFVTEDIPTIIRAGLAQIPANCRLADAIESLFEWQEVGVDYDTAVYRVHELWDETRAHDWCHTISNALIVAVALLWGEGDFAKTICRAVQPCFDTDCNGATTGSILGILYGRKNLPTHWTEGINDTLHTGVAGYHTVKLADMAHETMRLIETLR
- the nuoD gene encoding NADH dehydrogenase (quinone) subunit D, encoding MRTEIEQMQRTFQHSAALAAQGVQLDVLDDQTMVMNMGPQHPSTHGVLRVVLELDGEIIVRATPHVGYVHTGIEKTIEYNSYLKAVPLTDRIDYVSALINNAAYSLAVEKLLGIEIPPRGQALRVMLMELQRLASHLVWLGTHALDIGAMTVYFYAFQQREYILDLVEMISGVRMMPSWIVPGGLRGDAPDGWLERAADFINQFPSALKEMEDLLSANPIYRERTQGIGVISAEECLALGVSGPTLRACGIAHDVRKAEPYCGYEHYTFYVPTAEFGDVYDRYRVRIAEMYQSREIVKQCIENMPPGPINSDDRKVVPPPRQELDNSMEGVIHHFKLWTEGFHPPVGEAYVPLESPKGEIGFYIVSDGSNCPYRAHLRPPCFMNLQALSKMCEGRLIADVVAIIGSIDIILGEIDR
- the nuoF gene encoding NADH-quinone oxidoreductase subunit NuoF — its product is MGIRNLLFAHRDVEGIDHIEVYEAHGGYTGLKRAIEIGPEATVNEIKVSGLRGRGGAGFPTWIKWSGVLSDKSGKPHYVLCNADEGEPGTFKDRELMLKLPHLVVEGIAIAGFATKSQKGYIYIRGEYVEPAWQIRKAIDQAYAKGYLGKNILGSGHDFDLYIHMGAGSYECGEESALMSSLMGERGQPRLKFPHAPLPTVEGVWQAPTLINNVESYCAASWILQHSGAEYASYGTEKSKGTKIMSVSGHIARPANYEVEMGTPLMELIEAAGGVVNGRLKAVIPGGSSVQIMTAAQCEKVTLDYEGCMAAGTLLGSGGCMVFNDTTDIVLLMRRTAEFYMHESCGKCTPCREGTRWIFKTLDRIVSGGGRPGDVELLLDICKQIDGRSYCGLGDAAAWPIVGAIKAFREEFDYWIEHKRSPVGAHCVPKLPEFSQQLLSLLPAR